A genomic segment from Oncorhynchus keta strain PuntledgeMale-10-30-2019 chromosome 9, Oket_V2, whole genome shotgun sequence encodes:
- the cplane1 gene encoding ciliogenesis and planar polarity effector 1 isoform X3, producing the protein MELQLEVVLSSSIKRKKPWPRFCWLGLEKESVFLLDDKRISEINMVSGHTKKKTPKLQPLLPRVVTMAASQNGVWLAGLLVSGEMFLWSRDKDFLKTVAAVPTEAQLVTAAQGSGVCLSLVVSGDGMRVLLLTVTGQVFLWECVHARDLAGVRDCTARGRWAQIQHPGNTALPSPKDKEASQHSIFVRGEAVGDICLSAFVFTSEVELSVTFLKIQWEEGQRSSPVGYSVRWVTKTYPMSCLTPPCRPVRSRGSLVPAFSPDGLLLAVVLNQRDPRATQVLFVSTQNFVMVSSGLGGCGSKKLVIPSKYVRSYWVGSVSWAAGGLYLACVLKRGSFLMLARLGGLLSLSTSGCSVDFGPAHFLPLHPLVTYRPPVSVGGAGVDPLSSSSLSVRDVLRQRYSVTWHPRLPYLIVSDGYMATVLRVPEQPSPATLLRALLHDTSQGLESASRALERTQPHARVWLESISCLNPSSSLQELRARPTPVPTPTATATSTLPLFLQDQGDLGDTRELIQRVQALFEDDSDLEGPPAGSHVEDHGRLEFASMFDTLHALSDTLADLDPSSRPDPDASSADSERNPPALPPELRGVHGSLLTAWALGVSLGGVMEQRERLLKYTVRCAVRFAALLRLISIPSSHTGKRKNSTIPFSSRLLHLLRTLLSFLPWGAPHTGGRSCLGLVVELTQQLVGLLLSSPPDLSQTGQASSEPSSQTLSTALLLLQLTSHSMDHTYSLQQKCAHTDVYCVLFLQEEGRGPSQQDLPLPQWPSSRLRGAWRAVYRHTLQYWEELKYRRSGTDWKEEQGRVSVILSQIQTALQGMGERLEEGPTLLSYTGEQHFLFGSYSESAQTWRAELWAERERDGPRSAFLETRLLLSLLYGLLFQYRLKEAQGLGDHMARLLLHQAGPHGDDSAHNAEEALPGSWLPGEVHREAACAVVQTLGRFMASYFTNQPLLILPPHSVDVLPPLHLSHAPGVGRLVPLCQEGVAGAVRGQQLSEVWTVDYALDLLLQGGLLPEATWLAHRLGDWKTAVSLGLAYTTYSTEHCDFTGLRWRELHLPAALEPVSLFQGQLESLLGRKARSEETQGDEENYKSFTDSLEGEDVELLQGSVQEILKASVMAGVDVLSQPLGALLDSAKDLSSCLPALVPMGLYLPAPPLYCPQPAPNTQDPSGGFGQLLEGASRHRVSGVLQRVLLLLRSARCSRPAAQWYISHLRRSRHRLDKIRQKYSQQQCVTKAFPEALMKFVTRSGFFRLGPSGDGTMDSVTIQTIICFRELCGLCWMLNVRDQLSMSCRKYQAARNHGRDPQVPADDSGVTAACEEALHWACRFLPFSRFLNAEEILQDTLLSLVSELPPVPLVAETLVHAFPEEEESVRVPLREKYNSLLRRLRHCTVPASGQNGEKRDEEEGEEVMMILVQERLRQRRKDLKRLARHLAPLELYLWEREEEQDRGGGGQGAVALLERFSLGASLSNSTLTDCGRPLVYSDGDTAENSVALSPDLHSRPPHSISKRVRVQDRADKPGSQVGVVEGGSTQEEDQSCTGPAQDPTVGEDSPSLTLPVVGTWEFELEDAEYLRFLELFLSYVLEKDGPDPDAGCDPPLLKGFCSQLRERELHSLTFDVLTTLRRRQRDGHQATRRQGGSDAPVFRAGHCYKPVLVTTPLFLHSELPTPRPSMSVSVLSLPGLRTGRQQGLFGFSLQARSASPAPEPAPQRSRLGSKSSPGQSSVPWEQPSEGWAFGPLCSVEAVELQQELEPKLEAQFPGLGRLLEWMVRWADKRVLLGQPSRMKEREAGGGEVAGGGVVIRVKASAPAVLTALSMLEHRYTAALLGMDHYNANLQVPERQWTVAPVLQPEVGWKLERESSVDTGYPASAGTPITLPDQDPQHCELSYGSQTEGVERVTSQETSQLSDPVGVNLNPDSGVADFPDNKCDLSAEKGEDSNADEALRSSASLAILNISVHIKSLRPTLSPPGQALTLADLRCSEREEDIVSSQEEAENLLSHGSLRRPSDITEEVTRNITLSEVSGSDSPPNASFQPLPGAGPQAGAQAADSAPNGGLPQESTNTTPAPASASAPNQTLPAQTDPVRQLLQDELFRLVQLQQINFMSLMQVVGASFVNLPVLQNNTLPAQSNVPYPHPNTPLSHPNTLLPHLNLTPSQNNMSPMPQTQSSVQAPLASEPLSGGHRRADQPPIHEMQPLAVHPEPLRDIQGQTRTLISSSHGLQTTVDPTCSAPLLLPFGGSSQVTAPYSSGLKLLQLHPPLLSLQRHGKTAPVREAWGPPSERRPSTAVPPHLNPSQYDPAALRRAEERSREAERESTAPPSHLNLTQYAHYPSNQAPRNTLPPLQNPETRVERSRGAEPCHLPPTLPSHRPPPVHGLPLLRFHPDPRPPTTFALIPLPHSSRPLTVTPAAMGHNPRLQLLQRDADPPRMMLPEATPPARVPHLIPLGELMGWAAGRQRGAEGRLQLLRVDPQAQNPTPATPSTRTNSSSRQKRRVERLRREGEKAEVTFRPEDSIILPLECNEDEPAEPVLGEGYVFPLGTFDSVLTGQGLVDKALSTAAELHAFASTHKRPPESHDACTNTDPASPHSDTGISAQPTVTSAASGPASLPPELFLNLRFPRDPPVHDTETSGEKRPERNTGRQFINVIDLEDGALLQELPSCPRPAVRDHDVTPSQPSPPTSAQLHLLAASVTNSAPSELTADTSTEDDQLQAQPSGFSVASLPPAHPEPSGDPVTRSLLQERRAPGRSLETHRGAPSRAPVIQVAARLSEMDAQLAALQNIADHMEREFANTRLLVRTIETLGPAMAPERVEGRTPVNKTVTLAVSPEGWRSRLSVHHDPELAGLRPEEEEQEEGPDSVVVSSAPWVVKQPSSLSPHAHAVQSTSTLHQPTPTGLWLSPVRPEPEQRVWDMGQDLTDTMDGAPGTWAEETLGLSGLSDVADILTELVRGGGISPTALGLSHTQAARLNSRLDQQQSGRVGQRGMRAEEERRELRVWMRRKQREKLVEYRRQREEKRERERKPFSAPVTLKPTSKDININKKIKEEKDKTVLLEHHNQRARDACSLITDLLTTPLTLPTNANRTLNLPSTSSRPSSTRPLTAQTVGSTRSSPRGRSLSVGGRRRTSTKPQTGRARSLSSPGVTPRSERRPASSGGQETLTSRLGLHRPASFLPGDRLSHVTRRGMITDLRGRTGTGLMTPSQQEWRREVIQSSSGWRGGGAREQRETEEREEEVVSPWNPPPEICRLLGLENSEGQGGVVARAGGAGLDRLDTLSESTGSILSKLDWAAIESIVASEGAI; encoded by the exons ATGGAGCTGCAGCTGGAGGTTGTGTTGTCATCGAGCATCAAACGGAAGAAACCATGGCCACGGTTCTGTTGGCTCGGATTG GAGAAGGAGTCTGTTTTCCTGCTAGATGACAAGCGGATCAGTGAGATCAACATGGTGTCTGGACACACCAAGAAGAAGACCCCCAAGCTGCAGCCCCTGCTCCCCAGGGTGGTAACCATGGCCGCATCCCAGAATG GTGTGTGGCTTGCCGGATTGCTGGTCTCAGGAGAGATGTTTCTATGGAGCAGGGACAAAGACTTCTTGAAGACCGTGGCAGCAGTCCCGACAGAAGCTCAGCTCGTCACTGCAGCACAAG GGTCTGGCGTGTGCCTGTCTCTGGTAGTTTCAGGGGATGGGATGCGGGTGCTGCTGTTGACTGTGACAGGGCAGGTGTTCCTGTGGGAGTGTGTGCACGCGCGTGACCTGGCAGGGGTACGGGATTGTACTGCTAGAGGACGCTGGGCACAGATACAGCATCCTGGAAACACTGCTCTGCCATCCCCAAAGGACAAGGAGGCATCTCAACACAGCATCTTCGTCAGAGGGGAG GCAGTGGGCGATATCTGCTTGTCAGCTTTTGTTTTCACCTCGGAGGTGGAGCTAAGTGTCACTTTCCTAAAGATCCAATGGGAAGAGGGTCAGAGGAGCAG TCCTGTGGGGTACAGTGTACGCTGGGTCACTAAGACATACCCCATGTCCTGCCTCACACCACCCTGTCGTCCGGTGAGGTCCAGGGGGTCACTGGTGCCAGCCTTCTCCCCTGATGGCCTGCTGTTAGCTGTAGTCCTGAACCAAAGAGACCCAAGGGCTACGCAGGTTCTCTTTGTCAGCACTCAGAACTTTGTGATGGTCTCCAGTGGACTGGGGGGGTGTGGCAGCAAGAAACTCGTCATTCCTTCTAAATACGTGAG GTCGTACTGGGTGGGCAGTGTGAGCTGGGCTGCGGGAGGGCTCTACCTGGCCTGTGTGCTGAAGAGGGGCTCATTCCTCATGCTGGCTCGTCTGGGggggctgctctctctgtctacctcaggGTGCAGTGTGGACTTTGGCCCTGCTCACTTCCTGCCCCTGCATCCGCTAGTCACTTACAG acCTCCAGTCTCTGTCGGAGGGGCTGGGGTTGACCCTCTGTCCAGCTCTAGCCTGTCTGTACGGGATGTCCTGAGACAGCGCTACTCTGTGACCTGGCACCCGCGGCTGCCCTACCTCATTGTGTCTGATGGCTACATGGCCACAGTGCTGCGGGTCCCTGAGCAGCCCTCCCCCGCCACCCTCCTCAGGGCTCTGCTGCACGACACCAGCCAGGGCCTGGAGAGTGCCAGCCGGGCACTGGAGCGAACACAG CCCCATGCCAGGGTGTGGCTGGAGTCCATATCCTGTCTGAATCCTAGTAGCAGTCTGCAGGAGCTGAGAGCCAGGCCCACACCTGTACCTACCCCAACAGCCACAGCTACATCCACCCTGCCCCTCTTCCTGCAGGACCAGGGAGACCTGGGGGACACCAGGGAGCTGATCCAGAGAGTTCAG GCTTTGTTTGAGGATGACTCTGATCTTGAAGGACCGCCCGCTGGTTCACATGTGGAGGACCACGGTCGGCTGGAGTTTGCCTCCATGTTCGACACCCTCCATGCCCTCTCAGACACCCTGGCTGATCTTGACCCCAGTTCTCGCCCTGACCCTGATGCTAGCTCTGCGGACTCAGAGAGGAatcccccagccctccctcctgaGCTCCGGGGGGTCCACGGCAGCTTGCTGACAGCCTGGGCTCTGGGTGTGTCATTGGGTGGCGTTATGGAGCAGAGAGAGCGTCTGCTGAAGTACACAGTCCGCTGTGCGGTCCGCTTCGCTGCTCTCCTCCGTCTAATTTCCATCCCCAGCTCCCACACGGGAAAGAGAAAGAACAGCACCATTCCCTTCTCCTCccgcctcctccacctcctcagaacccttctctctttcctcccctggGGTGCCCCTCACACAGGGGGGAGGAGTTGCCTGGGTTTGGTTGTGGAGCTAACTCAACAGCTAGTGGGCCTGCTCCTCTCCTCGCCCCCTGACCTCTCTCAGACTGGCCAGGCTAGCTCTGAGCCCTCCTCCCAGACCCTGTCCACAGCTCTGCTCCTCCTGCAGCTGACCTCCCACAGTATGGACCACACCTACAGCCTCCAGCAGAAATGTGCCCACACAGATGTCTACTGTGTGCTATTCCTgcaggaggagggaagagggccATCACAACAGGATCTGCCTCTCCCCCAGTGGCCATCTAGCAG ATTGCGGGGAGCGTGGCGTGCAGTATACAGGCACACCCTGCAGTACTGGGAGGAGCTGAAGTACCGAAGGAGTGGTACGGACTGGAAGGAGGAGCAGGGCCGTGTGTCTGTCATCCTGTCCCAGATCCAGACAGCTCTACAGGGGATGGGAGAAAGGCTGGAGGAAGGGCCCACTCTGCTGAGCTACACAG GGGAACAGCACTTCCTGTTTGGTTCCTACTCAGAGAGTGCTCAGACTTGGAGAGCTGAGctgtgggcagagagagagagag ATGGGCCTCGGAGTGCGTTCTTGGAGACACGTCTGTTGCTGTCCCTGCTGTATGGACTGCTGTTCCAGTACCGTCTGAAAGAGGCCCAGGGGCTGGGGGACCACATGGCCCGTCTGCTACTCCATCAGGCTGGACCACATGGGGACGATAGTGCCCACAACGCTG AGGAGGCTCTTCCTGGCTCCTGGCTGCCTGGAGAGGTCCACAGGGAGGCAGCCTGTGCTGTAGTTCAGACTCTGGGAAGGTTCATGGCCTCATATTTCACCAACCAGCCCCTTCTCATCCTGCCCCCTCACAGTGTGGATGTACTGCCTCCCTTACACCTCTCCCATG CCCCAGGTGTAGGGCGCCTGGTGCCCCTGTGCCAGGAGGGTGTGGCGGGGGCTGTGCGGGGTCAGCAGCTGTCAGAAGTGTGGACGGTGGACTATGCCCTGGACCTGCTGCTACAGGGGGGGCTGCTGCCGGAGGCCACCTGGCTAGCTCATCGTCTGGGGGACTGGAAGACTGCAGTCTCCCTGGGCCTGGCCTACACCACCTACTCCACAGAGCACTGCGACTTCACcgg GCTCAGGTGGCGAGAACTACATCTCCCAGCAGCCCTTGAGCCTGTGAGCCTCTTTCAAGGTCAGCTGGAGTCTCTACTGGGCAGGAAAGCCAGGTCAGAGGAGACCCAAGGAGACGAGGAGAACTACAAGAGCTTCACAG actCTCTGGAAGGTGAGGACGTGGAGTTGTTGCAGGGTTCCGTGCAGGAGATCCTGAAGGCATCAGTCATGGCTGGGGTAGATGTGTTGTCTCAGCCCCTGGGGGCTCTACTGGACTCAGCCAAAGACCTGTCCTCCTGCCTTCCTGCTCTGGTGCCTATGGGCCTGTACCTGCCTGCGCCGCCACTCTACTGCCCCCAGCCTGCACCCAACACACAG GATCCGTCAGGGGGATTTGGGCAGCTGTTGGAGGGGGCGTCCCGTCACAGGGTGTCAGGGGTCCTCCAGAGGGTGCTGCTGCTCCTGAGGTCTGCCCGCTGCTCCCGTCCAGCTGCCCAGTGGTACATCAGCCACCTGCGACGCTCCCGACATCGCCTAGACAAG ATCCGTCAGAAGTACTCCCAGCAGCAGTGTGTGACCAAGGCCTTCCCAGAGGCTCTGATGAAGTTTGTGACCCGCAGTGGATTCTTCAGACTGGGACCCAGTGGGGACGGAACCATGGACTCTGTCACTATACAAACTATCA TCTGCTTCAGGGAGCTGTGTGGCCTGTGTTGGATGCTGAATGTCAGAGACCAGCTCTCAATGTCTTGCAGGAAGTATCAGGCTGCAAGGAACCATGGGAGAGATCCCCAG GTCCCAGCAGATGACAGCGGGGTGACCGCAGCCTGCGAGGAGGCTCTCCACTGGGCCTGTCGTTTCCTTCCCTTCTCCCGATTCCTCAATGCTGAGGAGATCCTCCAGGACACCCTCCTCAGCTTGGTCTCTGAACTACCCCCTGTACCCCTG GTGGCAGAGACTCTGGTGCACGCCTtccctgaggaggaggagtcagTCAGGGTCCCTCTGAGAGAGAAGTACAACTCACTCCTGCGGAGACTGAGGCACTGCACTGTCCCAG cCTCAGGACAGAACGGTgagaagagggatgaggaggagggagaggaggtgatgaTGATTCTGGTGCAGGAGCGGCtcagacagaggaggaaggaCCTGAAGCGTCTGGCCAGGCACCTGGCTCCCCTGGAGCTCTACctatgggagagggaggaggagcaggacagggggggaggagggcagggggcTGTAGCCCTGCTGGAGAGATTCTCCCTGGGGGCCAGTCTGAGTAACAGCACCCTGACGGACTGTGGGCGCCCCCTGGTGTACAGCGATGGAGACACGGCCGAGAACTCCGTGGCTCTCTCACCTGACCTGCACAGCAGGCCTCCTCACAG CATCAGCAAGAGAGTGAGGGTGCAGGACCGAGCAGACAAGCCTGGAAGTCAAGTAGGAGTAGTTGAGGGTGGGAGCACCCAGGAGGAAGACCAGAGCTGCACGGGCCCAGCCCAGGACCCTACTGTGGGGGAGGACAGCCCCTCTCTTACCCTGCCCGTGGTGGGGACCTGGGAGTTTGAGTTGGAGGATGCAGAGTACCTGCGTTTCCTGGAGCTCTTCCTCAGCTACGTGTTGGAGAAGGACGGTCCTGACCCAGACGCAGGCTGTGACCCTCCCCTGCTGAAGGGCTTCTGTAGccagctgagagagagggagctgcaCTCCCTCACCTTCGATGTCCTCACCACCCTCCGCCGCCGCCAGAGAGATGGGCACCAAGCGACCAGGAGGCAGGGGGGCAGTGACGCCCCCGTGTTCAGAGCAGGACACTGCTACAAACCAGTACTCGTGACCACCCCTTTGTTTCTCCACAGTGAGCTCCCTACACCCAGACCCAGCATGtctgtcagtgtcctgtcccttCCTGGGCTCAGGACTGGCAGGCAGCAGGGGTTGTTTGGTTTCAGTCTGCAGGCCAGGTCAGCCAGCCCAGCTCCAGAACCCGCACCTCAAAGAAGCCGCCTTGGCTCGAAGTCGAGCCCTGGTCAGAGTTCTGTTCCCTGGGAGCAACCATCGGAGGGCTGGGCGTTCGGGCCTCTGTGCTCCGTGGAGGCTGTAGAACTGCAGCAGGAGCTGGAGCCCAAGCTGGAGGCCCAGTTCCCAGGGCTGGGCAGGCTGTTGGAGTGGATGGTGCGCTGGGCTGATAAGAGGGTGTTGCTGGGACAACCCAGCCGGATGAAGGAGAGGGAGGCGGGCGGAGGAGAGGTAGCTGGAGGTGGGGTGGTTATTCGGGTCAAAGCCTCGGCTCCTGCGGTGCTCACGGCCCTCAGCATGTTGGAGCACAGGTACACCGCCGCCCTGTTAGGCATGGACCACTACAACGCAAACTTACAG gTTCCAGAGAGGCAATGGACAGTGGCTCCAGTGTTGCAGCCTGAGGTGGGCTGGAagctggagagggagagcagtGTGGATACAGGTTACCCTGCATCAGCTGGCACACCCATTACTCTGCCAGACCAGGATCCCCAACACTGCGAACTGtccta TGGCTCACAGACTGAGGGGGTGGAACGAGTGACATCCCAAGAGACCTCACAGCTGTCTGACCCTGTGGGAGTGAACTTAAACCCTGATAGTGGGGTGGCAGACTTCCCAGACAACAAGTGTGACCTTTCTGCTGAAAAAGGAGAGGACAGCAATGCTGACGAGGCCTTGAGGTCGTCAGCCTCTCTcgccatcctcaacatctctgTCCACATCAAGAGCCTCCGTCCAACACTGAGCCCACCAGGCCAG GCATTAACGCTGGCAGATCTACGGTGTTCAGAGAGGGAAGAGGACATTGTCAGCTCTCA agaggaggcagagaatcTGCTGTCTCATGGCTCCCTGAGAAGACCATCAGATATTACTGAAGAAGTGACAAGAAATAT AACTCTGAGTGAGGTTTCAGGATCAGACAGCCCTCCCAATGCCAGCTTCCAACCCCTTCCCGGGGCAGGGCCTCAGGCTGGGGCTCAGGCAGCAGACTCTGCCCCTAACGGCGGACTGCCCCAGGAGAGCACCAATACGACCcctgcccctgcctctgcctctgctccCAACCAGACCCTGCCTGCCCAGACAGACCCCGTCAGACAGCTCTTGCAGGATGAGCTATTCAGACTGGTCCAG TTGCAGCAGATCAACTTCATGAGTTTGATGCAGGTGGTCGGAGCGTCGTTTGTCAACCTCCCAGTTTTACAGAACAACACACTCCCGGCCCAGTCCAATGTGCCCTATCCACACCCCAATACGCctctgtcccaccctaacactCTCCTCCCTCACCTGAATCTGACCCCCTCCCAGAACAACATGTCCCCTATGCCCCAGACCCAGAGCTCGGTTCAGGCCCCTCTAGCCTCGGAGCCCCTGTCTGGGGGACACAGACGCGCAGACCAACCCCCCATCCACGAAATGCAGCCATTGGCCGTCCACCCTGAGCCGTTGAGAGATATCCAGGGGCAGACCAGGACATTGATCTCATCCTCTCATGGGCTTCAGACCACTGTGGACCCCACCTGCAGTGCCCCTCTGCTACTGCCCTTTGGTGGTAGTTCACAGGTTACTGCTCCCTACAGCTCAGGACTGAAGCTGCTTCAGCTGCACCctcccctgctgtccctccaGCGGCATGGTAAAACGGCCCCTGTACGTGAGGCCTGGGGACCCCCATCTGAGAGGAGACCCAGCACTGCCGTGCCCCCCCACCTGAACCCCAGCCAGTATGACCCAGCCGCTctgaggagggcagaggagagatcgagggaggcagagagagagtccaCCGCGCCACCATCACACCTCAATCTGACACAGTATGCCCACTATCCCTCCAACCAGGCCCCCAGGAACACACTGCCCCCGCTCCAGAATCCAGAGACCAGGGTGGAGAGGTCCAGAGGGGCTGAGCCCTGTCACCTGCctcctaccctcccatcccacAGACCTCCCCCGGTCCACGGCCTCCCCCTCCTCCGCTTCCACCCTGACCCACGCCCCCCTACGACCTTCGCTCTCATACCCCTCCCACACTCCTCCAGGCCCCTGACTGTCACCCCAGCAGCCATGGGCCACAACCCCAGACTACAGCTACTCCAGAGGGACGCAGACCCTCCTAGGATGATGCTACCTGAAGCCACCCCTCCGGCCCGCGTGCCACATCTCATCCCTCTGGGGGAGCTGATGGGCTGGGctgcagggagacagaggggggcaGAGGGCAGACTTCAACTCCTCAGAGTGGACCCACAGGCACAGAACCCTACCCCTGCAACACCCTCCACCAGAACCAACTCCAGCAGCAGGCAGAAGAGACGAGTGGAGaggttgaggagagagggagagaaagcagagGTCACATTTAGACCGGAGGACTCCATCATACTCCCGCTAGAGTGCAATGAGGACGAGCCTGCAGAGCCTGTTCTTGGGGAGGGCTATGTCTTCCCTCTTGGGACATTTGACTCCGTGCTGACTGGTCAGGGATTGGTGGACAAGGCACTGTCTACTGCAGCTGAGCTCCATGCCTTTGCCTCTACACACAAGAGGCCTCCTGAGAGCCACGATGCCTGCACCAACACAGACCCAGCTTCTCCTCACTCAGATACAGGCATTTCTGCCCAACCTACTGTCACTTCTGCTGCTTCTGGacctgcttctctccctcctgaattGTTCCTGAATCTGCGGTTCCCTAGAGACCCTCCTGTCCACGACACAGAGACATCGGGGGAGAAACGACCCGAGAGAAACACG GGTCGTCAGTTCATAAATGTGATAGATCTGGAGGATGGGGCCCTGCTACAGGAGTTGCCATCGTGCCCCCGCCCTGCGGTGCGGGACCATGACGTCACCCCGTCTCagccctctccccccacctcagCACAGCTCCACCTGCTGGCAGCCTCCGTCACCAACTCAGCCCCTTCGGAACTCACTGCAGACACCAGCACAGAGGACGACCAACTCCAAGCTCAGCCAAGTG GCTTCTCTGTAGCGTCCCTCCCACCTGCCCACCCTGAGCCCAGTGGAGACCCAGTGACTCGCAGTCTGCTGCAGGAGAGGAGAGCCCCAGGCCGCTCCCTGGAGACCCATCGTGGAGCTCCATCCAGGGCCCCAGTGATCCAGGTGGCTGCCCGTCTGTCTGAGATGGACGCCCAGCTAGCTGCCTTGCAGAACATTGCAGATCACATGGAGAGAGAGTTTGCCAATACCAGACTG CTGGTGAGAACCATTGAGACTCTGGGTCCTGCCATGGCTCCTGAAAGGGTGGAGGGAAGAACACCAGTGAACAAGACAGTGACTCTGGCCGTCTCACCAGAAG GGTGGCGATCACGTCTGTCCGTGCACCATGACCCTGAGCTAGCGGGACTTCGACcggaagaggaggagcaggaggaaggaCCTGATAGTGTCGTAGTCAGCTCTGCTCCTTGGGTTGTGAAACagccctcctctctttctcctcacgCTCATGCCGTCCAGAGCACCTCGACCCTGCACCAGCCCACACCCACAG GCCTGTGGTTGTCTCCCGTCAGACCAGAACCAGAGCAGCGTGTGTGGGACATGGGTCAAG ATTTAACAGACACTATGGATGGAGCACCTGGAAC ATGGGCAGAGGAGACTCTGGGTCTCAGTGGGCTGAGTGATGTGGCAGACATCTTGACGGAGTTGGTGAGGGGGGGAGGCATCTCCCCCACGGCCCTGGGGCTGTCGCACACCCAAGCTGCCCGCCTCAACAG CAGGCTGGACCAGCAACAGAGCGGCAGGGTGGGACAGAGGGGCATgcgagcagaggaggagaggcgagAGCTGAGGGTTTGGATgagaaggaaacagagggagaaactGGTCGAGTACcgcagacagagggaggagaagagggagagggaacgcAAACCCTTCTCGGCCCCAGTCACACTG AAACCAACGTCCAAAGATATAAACATCAATAAGAAAATCAAGGAAGAGAAAGACAA